One window of Channa argus isolate prfri chromosome 4, Channa argus male v1.0, whole genome shotgun sequence genomic DNA carries:
- the bzw1a gene encoding eIF5-mimic protein 2-A, producing the protein MNNQKQQKPTLTGQRFKTRKRDEKERFDPTQFQESIVQGLNQTGTDLEAVAKFLDASGAKLDYRRYAETLFDILVAGGMLAPGGTLSDDMTRTEFCLFTAQEDLETMQAYAQVFNKLIRRYKYLEKGFEEEIKKLLLFLKGFTESERNKLAMLTGILLANGNISASILNSLFNENLVKEGVSAAFAVKLFKSWINERDINSVAGSLRKVGMDNRLMELFPANKRSCEHFSKYFTDAGLKELSDFARNQQSIGARKELQKELQEQMARGDPQKEIIAFTKEEMKKANVSEQGMIGIIWTSVMSCVEWNKKEELVTEQAIKHLKQYSPLLKAFTSQGLSELSLLVKIQEYCYDNIHFMKAFQKIVVLLYKADVLSEEAILKWYTEAHLAKGKSVFLEQMRKFVEWLKNAEEESESDEEEAD; encoded by the exons ATGAATAAtcaaaagcagcaaaagccAACGCTAACCGGCCAGCGTTTCAAAACGAGGAAAAGAG ATGAAAAGGAGAGATTTGACCCTACTCAGTTTCAAGAAAGTATCGTACAAGGCCTGAATCAAACTGGAACTGATTTGGAAGCGGTTGCAAAGTTCCTCGATGCCTCTGGAGCCAAGCTTGACTACCGCCGGTATGCAGAGACACTCTTTGACATTCTGGTGGCTGGCGGAATGCTGG CCCCAGGTGGGACTCTATCTGACGACATGACCCGCACTGAGTTCTGCCTTTTCACGGCACAAGAAGACCTGGAGACAATGCAAGCATATGCTCAG GTTTTTAACAAGCTGATCAGGCGTTACAAGTACCTAGAGAAGGGTTTTGAAGAGGAGATCAAAAAA TTGCTGTTGTTTCTAAAGGGGTTCACGGAGTCTGAGCGCAACAAACTGGCCATGTTGACTGGCATCCTGCTGGCTAATGGCAACATATCAGCCTCCATCCTAAACAGCCTCTTCAATGAAAACCTCGTAAAAGAGG GAGTATCTGCAGCCTTTGCCGTCAAGCTGTTCAAGTCATGGATCAATGAAAGGGACATCAACTCTGTTGCTGGCAGTCTTCGCAAAGTCGGCATGGACAATAGGCTGATG GAACTCTTTCCGGCCAACAAACGGAGCTGCGAGCATTTTTCTAAGTACTTTACAGACGCCGGGCTGAAGGAGCTCTCCGACTTTGCCCGCAACCAGCAATCCATCGGTGCCCGCAAGGAGCTGCAAAAGGAGCTCCAGGAGCAGATGGCGCGTGGTGACCCTCAGAAGGAG ATCATCGCCTTTACCAAGGAGGAGATGAAAAAGGCCAACGTCTCTGAGCAGGGCATGATTGGCATCATCTGGACCAGCGTGATGAGCTGCGTGGAATGGAACAAGAAGGAAGAGCTGGTGACAGAACAAGCCATCAAACACTTGAAG CAATACAGCCCTCTGCTGAAAGCCTTCACCTCCCAGGGTCTGTCCGAGCTCAGCCTGCTGGTGAAGATCCAGGAGTACTGCTATGACAACATCCACTTCATGAAGGCCTTTCAGAAGATTGTGGTGCTTCTCTACAAAG CGGATGTATTGAGTGAAGAGGCCATACTGAAGTGGTACACTGAAGCCCACCTTGCCAAGGGGAAAAGCGTTTTCCTCGAGCAGATGAGAAAATTTGTTGAGTGGCTTAAAAATGCAGAGGAAG aGTCAGAATCGGATGAAGAGGAGGCAGACTAA